The following proteins come from a genomic window of Corallococcus sp. NCRR:
- a CDS encoding pyridoxal-dependent decarboxylase, translating to MSLRRRLVGTAKRQLKQTLGPVVQRAMAPARAFLPPETWGLESRGGQGLFLEGVSLSQLAQEYGSPLHVVHLAALHRNADAFQAVPPGAAGGCEVYYSYKTNPVPGVLSALHARGVGAEVISAYELWLALKLGVAPERIVYNGPVKSDASIRESITRGIGLLAANHREELDVFSRHAAQVGKRPRVAVRVTTMSGWTSQFGTPIAGGQAMAAYRQAMASGNLDVVGLHAHRGELIRTEAELEGFVGSVLDFADELHRELGLDLEVLDLGGSLCTPTVEHIEQRDWRLNLTFQRDLPAPDFAAALSIERYVAKVVAQVETHYAKKGRRRPRIFLEPGRAMTGNTQLLLGRVHALKEGGERTWAVLDMGINHAECVRNEYHQLFHVERPAAPAHKAYTVVGPICTPADTLYHAVRLPELKVGDTLAIMDAGAYFVPFGTSFSFPQPAIVSVEGGKVRRLRRAETHEDLITFDDPVPSASRAAG from the coding sequence GTGAGCCTGCGTCGTCGTCTCGTTGGAACCGCCAAGCGCCAGTTGAAGCAGACCCTGGGGCCCGTCGTGCAGCGCGCCATGGCCCCCGCCCGCGCCTTCCTCCCCCCGGAGACGTGGGGCCTGGAGTCGCGCGGCGGCCAGGGCCTCTTCCTGGAGGGAGTGTCGCTGTCCCAGCTGGCCCAGGAGTACGGCTCGCCGCTGCACGTGGTGCACCTGGCGGCGCTGCACCGCAACGCGGACGCGTTCCAGGCGGTGCCCCCGGGCGCGGCGGGCGGCTGCGAGGTGTACTACTCGTACAAGACCAACCCCGTGCCGGGCGTGCTGTCCGCGCTGCACGCGCGCGGCGTGGGCGCGGAGGTGATCTCCGCCTATGAGCTGTGGCTCGCGCTCAAGCTGGGCGTGGCGCCGGAGCGCATCGTCTACAACGGCCCGGTGAAGTCGGACGCGTCCATCCGCGAGTCCATCACCCGGGGCATCGGCCTGCTGGCCGCGAACCACCGCGAGGAGCTGGACGTCTTCTCACGCCACGCGGCGCAAGTGGGCAAGCGCCCGCGCGTGGCCGTGCGGGTGACGACCATGTCGGGCTGGACGTCACAGTTCGGCACGCCCATCGCGGGCGGCCAGGCCATGGCGGCGTACCGGCAGGCGATGGCCTCCGGCAACCTGGACGTGGTGGGCCTGCACGCGCACCGGGGCGAGCTCATCCGCACGGAGGCGGAGCTGGAGGGCTTCGTCGGCTCGGTGCTGGACTTCGCGGACGAGCTGCACCGCGAGCTGGGGTTGGACCTGGAGGTGCTGGACCTGGGCGGCAGCCTCTGCACGCCGACGGTGGAGCACATCGAGCAGCGGGACTGGCGGCTCAACCTCACCTTCCAGCGCGACCTGCCCGCGCCGGACTTCGCGGCGGCGCTCTCCATCGAGCGGTACGTGGCGAAGGTGGTGGCCCAGGTGGAGACGCACTACGCGAAGAAGGGCCGCAGGCGCCCGCGCATCTTCCTGGAGCCGGGCCGCGCGATGACGGGCAACACGCAGCTGTTGCTGGGCCGCGTGCACGCGCTCAAGGAGGGCGGCGAGCGGACGTGGGCGGTGCTCGACATGGGCATCAACCACGCCGAATGCGTGCGCAACGAGTACCACCAGCTCTTCCACGTCGAGCGGCCGGCCGCGCCGGCACACAAGGCGTACACGGTGGTGGGCCCCATCTGCACCCCGGCGGACACGCTGTACCACGCGGTGCGGCTGCCGGAGCTGAAGGTGGGCGACACGCTGGCCATCATGGACGCGGGCGCGTACTTCGTGCCCTTCGGCACGTCCTTCTCCTTCCCGCAGCCGGCCATCGTGAGCGTGGAGGGCGGGAAGGTGCGCCGCTTGCGCCGGGCGGAGACGCACGAGGACCTGATCACCTTCGATGATCCGGTGCCCTCGGCGTCCCGTGCCGCGGGGTGA
- a CDS encoding alpha/beta hydrolase encodes MKNPIRLRPARFIALALLGVLAVAAVIAYRNVRTARAVLHPARQPLKPVAEGVLAERTDVVLRTRDGLSLRGWYLPSRNRAAVVVMHGFAENRTQMLFEAEVLSRAGYGVLLFDSRGHGESEGDLVTWGDREREDLRAAVDFVSRRDDVDPSRLGVLGFSMGGTTAMLGALDDGRLKAVAAAGAYPSLEADTRYSYGKWGPLSVQPVLWTLRLSGVDVDAVDPMKRLCDLKGRPLLLINGDVDEYAPAFLQDALFQAACEPKAYWVVPGAHHGEYAKKAPEEYARHLRDFFGAALLSGS; translated from the coding sequence GTGAAGAACCCCATCCGCCTCCGTCCCGCCCGTTTCATCGCGCTCGCCCTGCTGGGCGTGCTCGCGGTGGCGGCCGTCATCGCGTATCGCAACGTCCGGACCGCGCGCGCGGTATTGCACCCCGCGCGCCAACCGTTGAAGCCGGTGGCGGAGGGCGTGCTCGCGGAGCGCACGGACGTGGTGCTGCGCACGCGGGACGGCCTGTCGCTGCGCGGCTGGTACCTGCCTTCGCGCAACCGCGCGGCGGTGGTGGTGATGCACGGCTTCGCGGAGAACCGCACGCAGATGCTCTTCGAGGCGGAGGTGCTCTCACGCGCGGGCTACGGCGTGCTGCTCTTCGACTCGCGCGGCCACGGTGAGAGCGAGGGCGACCTGGTGACCTGGGGCGACCGCGAGCGCGAGGACCTGCGCGCGGCGGTGGACTTCGTCTCTCGGCGCGACGACGTGGATCCCTCCCGCCTGGGCGTGCTGGGCTTCTCCATGGGCGGCACCACCGCGATGCTGGGCGCCCTCGATGACGGACGCCTCAAGGCGGTGGCCGCCGCGGGCGCCTACCCGTCGCTGGAGGCGGACACGCGGTACAGCTACGGCAAGTGGGGGCCGCTGAGCGTCCAGCCGGTGCTCTGGACCCTGCGCCTGTCCGGCGTGGACGTGGACGCGGTGGACCCCATGAAGCGCCTGTGCGACTTGAAGGGCCGGCCGCTCCTGCTGATCAACGGCGACGTCGACGAGTACGCGCCTGCGTTCCTCCAGGACGCGCTCTTCCAGGCCGCGTGCGAGCCCAAGGCCTACTGGGTGGTGCCCGGCGCGCACCACGGCGAGTACGCGAAGAAGGCCCCGGAGGAGTACGCGCGCCACCTGCGCGACTTCTTCGGCGCGGCGCTGCTCAGCGGCTCCTGA
- a CDS encoding glutamine--tRNA ligase/YqeY domain fusion protein gives MTTTNETQGLNFLQEVVEEDRRTGKHGGRVHTRFPPEPNGYLHIGHAKSIVLNFGLAQQYGGKCNLRLDDTNPLTEDTDYVESIQRDVRWLGFDWDDRRFFASDYFDRLYAFAEQLISQGQAYVCSLSPEEISQYRGNFTTPGKDSPYRTRTVEENLDLFRRMKAGEFPDGKHTLRAKIDMTSSNPVLRDPPIYRIRHAHHHRTGDTWCIYPLYDFAHCLSDAIEGITHSVCTLEFENRRVLYDWIVDALIKGDRPYQYEFARLNLTYAVMSKRKLLQLVQEKRVSGWDDPRMLTISGLRRRGYTPAALRDFAKRIGVSKSDSLIDMGVLELSIRDDLNETAPRAMAVLRPLKVVLENYPEGQTEELETANHPKREDMGTRKVPFMRELYIEADDFQEVPEKGFFRLAPGKEVRLRSAYFIKCEKVIKDAAGNITELRCTYDPATRGGDSPDGRKVKGTLHWVPGNAPVAEVRLFDRLFSVEQPDRDETKDFKEFLNPNSLETLTGARVEPMLADAKPGDRFQFERLGYFCADAVDSKPGAPVFNRTVTLKDSWVKEQKK, from the coding sequence ATGACGACGACGAACGAGACGCAGGGCCTCAACTTCCTCCAGGAAGTCGTTGAGGAAGACCGGCGGACGGGAAAGCACGGCGGACGCGTGCACACCCGCTTCCCGCCCGAGCCCAACGGCTACCTCCACATCGGCCACGCCAAGTCCATCGTGCTGAACTTCGGGCTGGCGCAGCAGTATGGCGGCAAGTGCAACCTGCGGCTCGACGACACCAACCCGCTCACCGAGGACACCGACTATGTGGAGTCCATCCAGCGCGACGTGCGCTGGCTCGGGTTCGACTGGGACGACCGGCGCTTCTTCGCCTCCGACTACTTCGACCGGCTCTACGCCTTCGCGGAGCAGCTGATTTCGCAGGGCCAGGCCTACGTGTGCAGCCTGTCGCCGGAGGAAATCAGCCAGTACCGCGGCAACTTCACCACGCCGGGCAAGGACAGCCCGTACCGCACGCGCACGGTGGAGGAGAACCTGGACCTGTTCCGCCGGATGAAGGCGGGCGAGTTCCCGGACGGCAAGCACACGCTGCGCGCGAAGATCGACATGACGTCGTCGAACCCCGTGCTGCGCGACCCGCCCATCTACCGCATCCGGCACGCGCACCACCACCGCACGGGCGACACGTGGTGCATCTACCCGCTCTACGACTTCGCGCACTGTCTGTCGGACGCGATTGAAGGCATCACGCACTCCGTCTGTACGCTGGAGTTCGAGAACCGGCGCGTGCTGTACGACTGGATCGTCGACGCGCTGATCAAGGGCGACCGGCCCTACCAGTACGAGTTCGCGCGGCTGAACCTCACCTACGCGGTGATGAGCAAGCGCAAGCTGCTCCAACTGGTGCAGGAAAAGCGCGTCTCCGGCTGGGATGATCCGCGCATGCTGACCATCAGCGGCCTGCGCCGCCGGGGCTACACGCCCGCGGCGCTGCGCGACTTCGCGAAGCGCATCGGCGTGAGCAAGTCCGACAGCCTCATCGACATGGGTGTGCTGGAGCTGTCCATCCGGGACGACCTCAACGAGACGGCGCCGCGCGCCATGGCCGTCCTGCGTCCGCTCAAGGTGGTGCTGGAGAACTACCCGGAGGGCCAGACGGAGGAGCTGGAGACGGCGAACCACCCGAAGCGCGAGGACATGGGCACGCGCAAGGTGCCGTTCATGCGCGAGCTCTACATCGAGGCGGACGACTTCCAGGAGGTGCCGGAGAAGGGCTTCTTCCGCCTGGCGCCGGGCAAGGAGGTGCGCCTGCGCTCCGCGTACTTCATCAAGTGCGAGAAGGTCATCAAGGACGCGGCGGGCAACATCACGGAGCTGCGCTGCACCTACGACCCGGCCACGCGCGGGGGGGACTCGCCGGATGGCCGCAAGGTGAAGGGCACGCTGCACTGGGTGCCGGGCAACGCGCCGGTGGCGGAGGTGCGGCTGTTCGACCGGCTCTTCTCCGTGGAGCAGCCGGACCGGGACGAGACGAAGGACTTCAAGGAGTTCCTCAACCCGAACAGCCTGGAGACCCTCACGGGCGCGCGCGTGGAGCCGATGCTCGCGGACGCGAAGCCGGGCGACCGTTTCCAGTTCGAGCGCCTGGGCTACTTCTGCGCGGACGCGGTGGACTCCAAGCCGGGCGCGCCCGTGTTCAACCGCACGGTGACGCTGAAGGACTCGTGGGTGAAGGAGCAGAAGAAGTAG
- a CDS encoding glycosyltransferase: protein MAVPAPGRRRVLFTLVFMGTGGIERSVCNVLAGLDRERFEPSLFFHHGPPPPDTRGRIPADVPISWGVGVEAYRRWELPRMFWRLFHEARKADIIVSGQEGRAALLARMAGALLGKPVLGMVHFDWGAFHREQPKRQLWGLKVLYPGMDRIVACGYDSAKAFAELVNVDRERLEVIPNFVDADRIRAAADAPLPAWAVPVFKKPVIIAVGRLEPQKSFDMLLRAHARMRAAGTDTHLLILGVGSQEAALKALVAQLGVESSVFMPGYADNPHALMRRATAFALSSRFEGLPMVLLEALALGCPIVSTDCPSGPAEALAGGRAGVLVPMGDDAAMAQALGRVVTDARWREGLRQRALDRADELSAERALKAWESLLAEV from the coding sequence ATGGCGGTCCCGGCTCCCGGGCGGCGGCGCGTGTTGTTCACGCTCGTCTTCATGGGGACGGGGGGCATCGAGCGCTCCGTGTGCAACGTGTTGGCGGGCCTGGACCGGGAGCGGTTCGAACCCTCGCTGTTCTTCCACCACGGGCCGCCGCCGCCGGACACGCGCGGGCGCATCCCCGCGGACGTGCCCATTTCCTGGGGTGTGGGCGTGGAGGCCTACCGGCGCTGGGAGCTGCCTCGGATGTTCTGGCGGCTTTTCCATGAGGCGCGCAAGGCGGACATCATCGTCTCCGGGCAGGAGGGCCGGGCGGCCCTGCTGGCGCGGATGGCGGGGGCGCTGTTGGGCAAGCCCGTGTTGGGGATGGTGCACTTCGACTGGGGCGCCTTCCACCGCGAGCAGCCGAAGCGCCAGCTCTGGGGCCTGAAGGTGCTCTACCCGGGCATGGACCGCATCGTGGCGTGCGGCTACGACTCCGCGAAGGCGTTCGCGGAGCTGGTGAACGTGGACCGCGAGCGGCTGGAGGTCATCCCCAACTTCGTCGACGCGGACCGCATCCGCGCCGCGGCGGACGCGCCCCTGCCCGCGTGGGCGGTGCCGGTGTTCAAGAAGCCGGTGATCATCGCGGTGGGGCGGCTGGAGCCGCAGAAGTCCTTCGACATGCTCCTTCGCGCGCACGCCCGGATGCGGGCGGCCGGGACGGACACGCACCTGCTCATCCTGGGGGTGGGCTCGCAGGAGGCGGCGCTCAAGGCGCTGGTCGCGCAGCTGGGCGTGGAGTCCTCCGTGTTCATGCCGGGCTACGCGGACAACCCGCACGCGCTGATGCGGCGGGCCACTGCGTTCGCCCTGTCCTCGCGCTTCGAGGGGCTGCCCATGGTGCTCCTGGAGGCGCTCGCGCTCGGCTGCCCCATCGTCAGCACGGACTGCCCCTCGGGCCCCGCGGAGGCCCTGGCCGGGGGGCGGGCAGGGGTGCTGGTGCCCATGGGGGACGACGCCGCCATGGCCCAGGCCCTGGGCCGGGTGGTGACGGATGCCCGGTGGCGCGAAGGGCTGCGCCAGCGGGCCCTGGACCGGGCGGACGAGTTGTCCGCTGAACGGGCCCTGAAGGCCTGGGAGTCCCTGCTGGCGGAGGTCTGA
- a CDS encoding arginyltransferase: MAVLLAHEIEEPRPCSYLPGREASLETLLMRNVTAQEYEHLLVRGWRRFGPQYFRPACASCHECVSLRVPVEGFTPNRSQRRARAACAHLRVEVGPPRVDEERLALYRAWHADREASRDWEASELGAREYSLQFAFPHPSAREVAWYDDSDPTGPKLVGLGLCDETPRVWSAVYFFYDPAYARLSLGKASVLFQVELARERGIPHVYLGYRVLACDSLRYKAGFRPHELLEGRPALDAPPEWRAAVDAPEAAADAQAPEWVGPDAGVRSR; encoded by the coding sequence ATGGCCGTCCTGCTGGCACACGAAATTGAAGAACCGCGCCCGTGCAGCTACCTGCCGGGGCGGGAGGCGTCGCTGGAGACGCTGCTGATGCGCAACGTCACGGCGCAGGAGTACGAGCACCTGCTCGTGCGCGGGTGGCGCCGCTTCGGCCCGCAGTACTTCCGGCCCGCCTGCGCGTCGTGTCATGAGTGCGTGTCCCTGCGCGTGCCGGTGGAGGGCTTCACGCCCAACCGCAGCCAGCGCCGGGCCCGCGCCGCGTGCGCGCACCTGCGCGTGGAGGTAGGCCCGCCGCGCGTGGACGAGGAGCGCCTGGCGCTGTACCGGGCGTGGCACGCGGATCGCGAAGCCTCCCGCGACTGGGAGGCGTCCGAACTGGGGGCGCGCGAGTATTCGCTCCAGTTCGCCTTCCCGCACCCGTCCGCGCGCGAGGTGGCCTGGTACGACGACAGCGACCCCACGGGCCCGAAGCTGGTGGGGCTGGGCCTGTGCGACGAGACGCCGCGCGTGTGGAGCGCGGTGTACTTCTTCTACGACCCGGCCTACGCGCGGCTGTCCCTGGGCAAGGCGAGCGTGCTGTTCCAGGTGGAGCTGGCGCGAGAGCGGGGCATCCCCCACGTGTACCTGGGCTACCGCGTGCTGGCGTGCGACTCGCTTCGCTACAAGGCCGGCTTCCGCCCGCATGAGCTGCTGGAGGGCCGGCCCGCGCTGGACGCGCCCCCGGAGTGGCGTGCCGCGGTTGACGCGCCAGAAGCCGCGGCTGACGCGCAAGCGCCGGAGTGGGTGGGGCCGGACGCGGGGGTCAGGAGCCGCTGA
- a CDS encoding class I SAM-dependent methyltransferase yields the protein MAQELDTRTRGRTARGRLRALDAYLCQSEAPLLTRDDGPWARAVFVDVGFGEHPWTTLESAAAFRALNPALSVVGVELEPERATAAARDHAEARTHFREGGFALPLSPDEPARLVRAMNLLRQGPPERIPEAHRAMSRHLLPGGLLVEGSSDTDGAVLVAHLLRRTPDTEAPTREGLLFHTDFSRGFAPLLLRDWLPRDLRRRVRPGDPMHAFFQAWEAAWKAAREEGHTAPPDAFAESAVRLARMTPGVATDAWLLTRGCLRWSPPGGTPA from the coding sequence ATGGCTCAGGAGCTGGACACCCGCACCCGGGGGAGGACCGCACGGGGGCGTCTGCGCGCACTGGACGCGTACCTGTGCCAGTCCGAGGCCCCGCTGCTCACGCGTGACGATGGCCCGTGGGCCCGCGCCGTCTTCGTGGACGTGGGCTTCGGTGAGCACCCGTGGACCACGCTGGAGAGCGCCGCCGCCTTCCGCGCGCTGAACCCGGCGCTGTCCGTGGTGGGCGTGGAGCTGGAGCCCGAGCGCGCCACGGCCGCCGCGCGAGACCACGCGGAGGCGCGCACGCACTTTCGCGAGGGCGGCTTCGCGCTCCCGCTGTCACCGGACGAACCCGCCCGCCTGGTGCGCGCCATGAACCTCCTGCGCCAGGGCCCGCCGGAGCGCATCCCGGAGGCCCACCGCGCGATGTCGCGGCATCTCCTGCCCGGCGGGCTGCTGGTGGAAGGCTCCTCCGACACGGACGGCGCGGTGCTGGTGGCCCACCTGCTGCGCCGGACGCCGGACACGGAAGCACCCACGCGCGAGGGCCTCCTCTTCCACACCGACTTCTCCCGGGGCTTCGCGCCGCTGCTCCTGCGCGACTGGCTGCCCCGCGACCTGCGCCGCCGCGTCCGCCCTGGCGACCCCATGCACGCCTTCTTCCAGGCATGGGAGGCGGCGTGGAAGGCCGCGCGCGAGGAAGGCCACACCGCGCCTCCGGACGCCTTCGCCGAGTCCGCCGTGCGCCTCGCGCGGATGACCCCAGGGGTCGCCACCGATGCGTGGCTGCTGACCCGGGGCTGCCTGCGCTGGAGCCCCCCCGGCGGTACTCCGGCGTGA
- a CDS encoding glycosyltransferase family 2 protein, giving the protein MSSVDVSVVMPTYKREKDVVEAIHSALRQEGVQVEVIVLDDSAEGTARDAVRGIGDARVRYFKQEVPSKGRPALVRNHGATLATGRYLHFLDDDDLLAEGALKAMVSALDARPDAGVAVGWVVPFSEDPEWLEDKSTYFERVAKVGATTPNSAWTVAHILFLGTLYVNSACMVRREYFQPLGGFDPNIPVYEDVDFYMRGIRRYGHVYVNRPILNYRVGKPSLMNDLGKTGAKVEKSVAESNAIIHNKYRREHGELEYRLLQMATRALKGRFGLTRYLPLKLP; this is encoded by the coding sequence ATGTCATCGGTCGACGTCTCGGTGGTGATGCCCACGTACAAGCGCGAGAAGGACGTGGTGGAGGCCATCCACTCCGCGCTGCGTCAAGAAGGCGTCCAGGTGGAGGTCATCGTCCTGGACGACTCCGCGGAGGGCACGGCCCGGGACGCGGTGCGGGGCATTGGCGATGCCCGCGTGCGCTACTTCAAGCAGGAGGTGCCGTCCAAGGGGCGCCCCGCGCTGGTGCGCAACCACGGCGCCACACTGGCGACGGGCCGCTACCTGCACTTCCTGGACGACGACGACCTGCTCGCCGAAGGGGCGCTCAAGGCCATGGTGTCGGCGCTGGACGCGCGGCCGGACGCGGGCGTCGCGGTGGGCTGGGTGGTGCCCTTCAGCGAGGACCCGGAGTGGCTGGAGGACAAGAGCACCTACTTCGAGCGCGTGGCGAAGGTGGGGGCCACCACGCCCAACAGCGCGTGGACGGTGGCGCACATCCTGTTCCTGGGCACGCTGTACGTGAACTCCGCGTGCATGGTGCGCCGCGAATACTTCCAGCCCCTGGGCGGGTTCGATCCGAACATCCCCGTCTACGAGGACGTGGACTTCTACATGCGCGGCATCCGCCGCTACGGCCACGTGTACGTGAACCGGCCCATCCTCAACTACCGGGTGGGCAAGCCGTCGCTGATGAATGATTTGGGCAAGACGGGCGCGAAGGTGGAGAAGTCCGTGGCGGAGTCCAACGCCATCATCCACAACAAGTACCGGCGCGAGCACGGCGAGCTGGAGTACCGGCTCCTGCAGATGGCCACGCGCGCGCTGAAGGGCCGCTTCGGCCTCACGCGCTACCTCCCCCTCAAGCTGCCGTAA
- a CDS encoding carboxylate--amine ligase, with product MEEAAYSDEAPAAIIAARPPALLFSANFYGTLAAARCLGRHGVDVTVADTGRLGPASYSRFVSRRVQCPPESQPEAFLQWLVDFGLREPVKHVLYPTSDELAWLISAHRSKLEDLFHLYDPGVDAVYGLLNKRRLYEVGTEVGLHLPRTWFPQSEEDLEQVRREANFPVLLKPTTQILHATHRKGQPVSSPDDLAREYREFARDTYAPMLVKFDPAVVNPMVQEFHPEAAEGIYSLSGFVDESGELFEARAAMKVLQRPRRLGVGVCFESAPLRPDLVAGLTRLCKKLGYHGVFEVEFIQTKDSYLLIDFNPRFYGQMGFDIARGLPLPLLAYHAATGDKDALRRAVEDARDASAAHEDAVFCNRIALEMLLNLQRLSGALPADEARQWRQWFNTHKETAVDPLIDRDDMMPAAVELATISYGAARHPRAFLRMMVFNR from the coding sequence ATGGAAGAGGCCGCCTACTCCGATGAGGCCCCCGCGGCCATCATCGCGGCCCGGCCCCCCGCGTTGCTGTTCTCCGCCAACTTCTACGGCACCCTGGCCGCCGCCCGCTGTCTGGGCCGCCACGGCGTGGACGTGACGGTGGCGGACACCGGCCGCCTGGGACCGGCCAGCTACTCGCGCTTCGTCAGCCGCCGCGTGCAGTGCCCGCCGGAGTCCCAGCCGGAGGCCTTCCTCCAGTGGCTGGTGGACTTCGGCCTGCGCGAGCCCGTCAAGCACGTGCTCTACCCGACGAGCGACGAGCTGGCGTGGCTCATCTCCGCGCACCGCTCCAAGCTGGAGGACCTCTTCCACCTCTACGACCCGGGCGTGGACGCGGTGTACGGCCTGCTCAACAAGCGCCGCCTCTACGAGGTGGGCACGGAGGTGGGGCTGCACCTGCCGCGCACCTGGTTCCCGCAGTCGGAGGAGGACCTGGAGCAGGTGCGCCGCGAGGCGAACTTCCCGGTGCTGCTCAAGCCCACCACGCAGATCCTCCACGCCACGCACCGCAAGGGCCAGCCGGTGTCCTCGCCGGACGACCTGGCGCGCGAGTACCGCGAGTTCGCGCGGGACACCTACGCGCCCATGCTCGTGAAGTTCGACCCGGCCGTGGTGAACCCCATGGTGCAGGAGTTCCACCCGGAGGCCGCGGAGGGCATCTACAGCCTCTCCGGCTTCGTGGATGAGTCCGGCGAGCTCTTCGAGGCCCGCGCCGCGATGAAGGTCCTCCAGCGTCCGCGCCGCCTGGGCGTGGGCGTCTGCTTCGAGTCCGCGCCGCTGCGCCCGGACCTGGTCGCGGGGCTCACCCGGCTGTGCAAGAAGCTGGGCTACCACGGCGTCTTCGAGGTGGAGTTCATCCAGACGAAGGACTCGTACCTCCTCATCGACTTCAACCCGCGCTTCTACGGGCAGATGGGCTTCGACATCGCGCGGGGGCTGCCCCTGCCGCTGCTCGCGTACCACGCGGCCACCGGGGACAAGGACGCGCTCCGGCGCGCGGTGGAGGACGCACGCGACGCCAGCGCCGCGCACGAGGACGCGGTGTTCTGCAACCGCATCGCGCTGGAGATGCTGCTCAACCTCCAGCGGCTGTCCGGCGCGCTGCCCGCGGACGAGGCCCGGCAGTGGCGCCAGTGGTTCAACACCCACAAGGAGACGGCGGTGGATCCGCTCATCGACCGGGACGACATGATGCCCGCGGCGGTGGAGCTGGCCACCATCTCCTATGGGGCCGCGCGCCACCCCCGCGCCTTCCTGCGGATGATGGTCTTCAACCGCTGA